TAGAGAACCCTTTAGAGCATGGATATTATATTTAGCATTGTGTGTTGGGCACATCTATTTGTGGAAACCAGGCTAGGAGCATTCAGCAAGAAAATAAAAGAAATGAATAAACTCAGTACTTGTCCACCAAGCTACATAACATGTTGCCGTCCTTCGTTGAATTTCAACCATTTCCATAGAATTCAAAAGGGTACATACAATACTACAATAAACAGTCTATATAAACGAAGCATTAATTCATGCATGCACTAAACACTTCTATACTACTAGTTCCTAGCTAGCTCGACCTTTGAGAAATGGTTCTAATCTGGGTGATAGTTGCATTGCTTGCACTTGTTTACCTGCAACCCTGGACATGGAGAAGCAACAAGAAGTTGCCTCCTGGTCCGAGAGGGTTTCCCATTTTCGGAAGCCTCAACTTGCTAGCAGGGAAGTTCCCCCACAAGGATCTGCATCAACTGGCCTGAAAGTACGGTGACATCATGCACATCGGGTTAGGCCTTGTGCCTTTCATTGTCATCTCTTCCCCTCGAGCAGCCGAGCTGTTCCTCAAAACCCACGACCTTGTGTTTGCGAGCAGGCCGCCTCACCAAAATGCAAAGCATATTGCTTATGACCAAAGGAACTTGACTTTTGGTGAGTAATGAGTATGGATCTTACTGGCGTGACATGCGCAAGATGTGCACTCTTGAGTTACTTAGCAACCACAAAATCAACTCCTTCAAGTCAGTGAGGAAAGAAGAGGTCACCCTCATGGTGGATTCTATTCGACAGTCTGCAGCCAAGGGACAACGTGTTTCAGTTGATCTTAGCTCCAAGGTGTCGTCGCTTAGCGCAGACATGACTTGCAGGATGGTGTTTGGGAAGAAATACATGGATGATAAATTTAGTGAGAGGGGTTTCAAGTCTATGATTCTAGAAGGCTTGCAATTAGGAGCTGCCCCTAACTTGGGAGATTACATTCCTTGGATTGCTCCACTTGATCTCCAAGGATTCACTAAAAGAATGAAGGCTGTTCACAAGGTCTTTGACGACAGCTTTTTGGATAAGATTGTTGAGGAGCATCTCCAATCTAGAGATCGTGAAGAAAGAACAAAGGACTTTGTTGTTATCATGCTAGCGTTCATACCGGTGTTGGCAGACACATTTGGGTGGGACTATGACCCTTCCATATCGCCAATGTTGGAATAATTATGTGCTCTGAAAGTCTACCCGAAAACTCGATGGGATTGATGGAAGTGGTTGGGAGTCAAAGCCCCCATAAAATGAAAAACCTCGTGCTTCTTCATTGTGATGAAGCAAACTATTGCCATTGGAATGACCAACACCTCTCCCATTTTCCCGACCAGCACCGGAGGGCTTTGATTGAGTACCTTTTGATCTGCAAGTGTTAGGATCTTTAAACATTCCTGTGAAGTCCGTCCACAAAGTTATTAGTTGTATCCTCTTGCAGTGGTTGTACTGGAAATCTCCTTGCCCTAATGGACATACGCCTGATAGCATCAATAGTTTCATCAACAGGAAACACAGTTATATGCTTAGCTTTCATCACAGCAAATATAATATGTGACAACTAGGAATTCCGTCTGACTCAAACAACTGGCATGTGCAACTGAGTATTGATTTGTCATTCTTGTTCTGGTATGTAACATTCCACTTCCTTTCTGGCTTGGCGTTCTGTGTGAGTGTGACAACTGTGCATCCCAATTCTGGATAATTCGATTGCTCCTCAATAAAAAAAACCTTGATTCAAAGCCAATCTGATCCTGAAGCAACAAGAAAATGTCATGTACGTGTAAATTTCTTTCCAAGCTGCTCTTGCGATAGAACATTGAGTGAGGTATTTGAGGCTTAGAAAGGCTTAAAAATTTCTGTACAAACCTGAGATTTCTTTACTTTGGTCATCTTATGATCTGTTTCATTTTCATTTTTCTTAATGATGCGTTTACAGTTTGGTTATTCTTTTCCTCTTTACTGATGTTCTCTATATTAGTTTTGAGTTTTATTGTTTAGTCTTTCTTTGTACATGCATCCACACATTCTGATTCTTTTTATTCCTGCTGTGAATATAATTCGCTGACTTTTCATTTTGGTTTGGAATAGGGAGGGGTTTAGAGGGAAGAAACGTTCCAAGAAAATATTGGACGCTGCTGTAAGTGAATCTCATTTCACAGATAAATATGCTCAGTTTTTCCTAATATTTTCTTATGATAGCAGAGGTGGTAGGCATTGGGAATTTACCACCTTATATTATAATTATGAACAAACTACACTCAAAGGTTATGACATTTCACCACAAAGCTTATCAATTGGAGCGAAGAGTGTCGACCCATCTCATCCATAGCCAGTCTCAGTTGGAATCCAATTTATTACTCAAGCAGTTATCTATTTCGGGTCAAATAGATGATGCCCGCCAAGTGTTCGATGAAATGCCGAGCAGAGATGAGTTCAGTTGGAATACAATGATAGCTGCTTATGCCAATTCCGGAAGAGTAGCTGAAGCTAGACAAGTGTTTGATGCCGCCCCAAGTAAGACTGCTGTTACTTGGTCCACACTGATATCTGGGTACTGTCGAAGCGAATGTCCAAGTGAAGCTTTCCGATTGTTTTGGCATATGCAGCTTGAGGGAGAAAGGCCGAGTCTTTACACATTGGGGAGTTTGTTGAGGTTGTGTTCCAAGTTGGGTTTTCTCCAAAGAGGTGAAATGGTGCATGGTTACATGGTTAAAACACGGTTTGACAGTAATGTTGATGTTGTTACTGGTTTGCTTGACATGTATGCAAAATGCAAGCGCATTTTTGAAGCCGAGTGTCTATTTGAGAGCTTGAGGGATAGGAGAAATCATGTGGTGTGGACTGTTATGCTTACAGGGTACTCTCAGAATGGGGATGGCTTCAAGGCAATGGAGTTTTTTTGTGACATGCGAGCGCAAGGGGTTGAATCCAATCAGTTCACATTCCCTAGTGTATTGACTGCTTCTGCATCAGTTTTAGCTCTTAGTTTTGGGGCTCAGGTGCACGGATGCATTGTACACAGTGGTTTTGGGCCTAATGTGTTTGTTCAAAGTGCATTAGTTGATGTGTACGTGAAATGCGGAGATCATGTCAGTGCAAGAAAGGTGCTAAGAAGCATGGAGGTTGACGATGTTGTTTCTTGGAACTCGATGATTGTTGGGTGTGTAAGGCAGGGGTTTATTAGAGAAGCTTTGTCTTTGTTTAGAGAACTGCGTTCAAGAGAAATGAGGATTGATGATTATACATATCCATCTGTTCTGAACTCATTTGCTGCGCTGAAGGAGGCTAAAAACGCAGTGGCTGTTCATTGTCTGATAGTTAAGACTGGATTTGATGTTTATCAACTTGTGGGCAATGCGCTTGTTGATATGTATGCTAAACTGGGAAATATAGAATCTGCAGTTGAGATGTTTAGGCATATGCCAGACAAAGATGTTATCTCTTGGACCTCCCTGGTCGCAGGTTATGTGCAGAATGGCTCTCATGAAAAAGCACTTAAATTATTCTGTGAGATGAGGGATGCAGAGATCTATCCTGACCAATTTGTCATTGCCAGCATTTTGAGTGCCTGTGCAGAACTGACACTTCTGGAGTTTGGCCAACAAATTCATGCAAACTATATCAAGTCTGGCCTTCAAGCATCGTTATCAGTAGATAATTCCTTTGTAACAATGTATGCAAAATGTGGGTGTCTAGAAGAGGCTCATAGAGTTTTTGATTCTATGCAAGTTCAAAATGTGATTACTTGGACAGCTTTAATAGTTGGTTATGCCCAGAATGGTAGAGGAAAGGAGTCTCTGGAGTTCTATGATCAAATGCTTGCAACTGGCACCAAACCGGACTTCATTACTTTTATTGGCTTGTTATTTGCTTGTAGCCATGCTGGTCTTCTAGAAAAAGGTCAGTACTACTTTGACTCGATGAACAGGGTTTACGGAATAAAACCAGGTCCTGAGCACTATGCGTGTATGATTGACCTCTTGGGGCGCTCAGGGAAACTTAACGAGGCTGAGGCATTAGTTGATCAAATGGCTGTAGAACCAGATGGAACTGTATGGAAAGCACTACTAGCTGCATGTAGAGTTCATGGGAAAATAGAGCTGGGAGAGAGGGCAGCGGAGAACCTATTTATATTGGAGCCCAAGAATGCTGTGCCTTATGTTCAGTTATCTAATATGTATTCCGCAGCTGGTAGATGGGAAGATGCAGCAAGAATCAGAAGACTGATGAAATCGAAGGGAATTCTTAAGGAACCTGGATGTAGTTGGATTGAGATGAATGGCCAAGTTCATACATTTATGTCCGAAGACAGAGGCCATTCATGGACTACTGAAGTATATTTTAAAATTGACGAGATCATGATGTTCATCAAGGAAGCTGGATACGTGCCAGATATGAATTTTGCACTTCATGACATGGATAAAGAGGGGAAGGAGCTTGGCCTAGCATATCACAGTGAGAAGTTGGCTGTTGCTTTTGGTCTTCTCACCACATCACCAGGGGCACCAATTCGAATCTTTAAGAATCTCCGGGTTTGTGGAGACTGTCATAATGCAATGAAATACATATCACAGGTTTATTTTCGGCATATTATATTGAGGGATTCAAATTGTTTTCATCATTTCAAAGAAGGGAAGTGTTCCTGTGATGACTACTGGTAGGAAGTTCATCTAGTAACCGTTTATCGTTGTTGGTGGGGAATCAATTGGCTGGTTTGTGGTTGCACACTTCAAAGGTTGAGAAATGCCATCATTTTGTTCCTTCTTCTCTAATGTCTTTGGGTAATGTAGATCTAGATTTTCACTAAAAGAACCTGAAGTTTGGAATGTTTCATGTTTGACACAGATGAAAATTTGAAGCAGCTGGAACTTGTAAAGCAACATTTGTCGATCCTATGACTGTTAACTGAGCACTGACTAAAAGGTTAGTATTAGTTGATTTAGTTCTAATCCTTGTTACTTTGTATGAATTATGATGTGATTTTTCTAGAATTTAGCATGATGCAGCACTTGAAATTTGTGTAAGCACCTAGTTCCAAGCATTTTCATAACTTAGAATCAGTGCATATTCAGTGATCTTTGAAAGAAACATGGATGAATCTTTGATTCCAATGTGGGTTTAGTTATATTTGTGAAATTGTGTTTAATGGCAGTGGTTGTGAGAGTTCAAAACTTCAAGCCATGCATTGAAAGTGACCTCCAGCTTCTAGGGTTCTAGTCACAAAGCTTGAAGGATCTCAATATGAGATTCTTATGAGAAGCAAGCTATTCTCAAAAATATGGAAATTGACATATCAGCCATGTGGTTGTTTGGCATTGGCGACAAAGGTAAATGTCAAGAAATCAGTTGCGACCCCAATAAAGATAATCTGGCATTACATATATGTTTATTAGTCGATCTCTGATTTTTCTGTCTAAATTTTAGAAAAACACATTTTTGATGGTTATACCTTCATGCCTAATGCTTTAATGAGTATAGTGGATTTCATGCCTGCAGTTGCAAATCAATGCAAATAATTGGTAATATAATCTGATATTGGACAAAATCATTGGGTTAATCTCATATGATTGGTTGCAGCTGCCAGGCCTTAGTTGAGCATTTAGGAAGGTTGAACTTGCTGTTAGATTATGCATTCAATCATATTTGGTGATGACTTGTCTACATTCATTTCAAGCAAATTCTATTAGTGGAAAGAGAGCCTGCCTGTTATTCACTTGATAAAACCCTCCATTCTCTATAGTAAATGGCCTAATGAAGAATTGATGACAGTGAACCTTGCCAACAGAAAACGTTTATATAAGATTGCCAGTTGTGTTCCAACTAATACTTTTTCCATTGATTTGATAAAAGAATCACAAAAGCTGTTTGTTCTGTTTCTCTCTCATAATATCCATTTACCTTTAGACAACTAACAAGAAGATATGCCCCTGGACTAGGAGGAACCAAATTGACAATTTACTTCTATTTATTTCTCAAAGTTACTTGACTTGTACTTAAATATACAAGTAATCTCAAATGCTTCCAGTGGCTTTATAAATGAAAGCTCAACAGTTATATCAGATCTCACATCTAAACATCAATGCGAGAAGTTACGAGGTAGTAATAGTACACCTCATCCATCAATCACCTTGCATAAAATTTCTCTACTTTTTGTATTATTTTTATTTTGTTTCTGTAATTTGTTTTTTTTTTTTTTTTTTCTAGGTGTGCAATTGTACAGGCTCAAACAGAGGAGTTGGACAGGAAACTGTTAGACAGTTGATCTCTAATGTATTTAGCCTGCTAGAAATGAGAAGAGGGCTGAAGACTCATCTTCAGCACTTGAGATGTTTTTCCACTTGATTGACCCTGCTCGTTTTGCAGTGTTCATTTTAAATCCTATGGTATATACTGGTATGATTTAAGCTCGATTTTTCTGAGAGTTTCAAGCAGGTTTAGTTAAACAAAAATTTATTAGTCAATTACGAAATGAAATATGGAAGTAGAATGGAAAGTTGGAAACCAACCAACAATTGCTCTGTGGGACTGAAGAAGATAAGTTGGACACATTTTCTTTTTCTTCAATCTGCTAGTTTAATTTTAGCCACTTTCAGTTCTGAAACTTTGGTCTGTGAAGATTGTCCTCAGTATGGTGCAATTATGACGAAGATAAGCTTCTACACTGGCTAGATAGGCTGCTGTGTGCTTCTAGCTAGGATCCACCAAATTACTATCCTGCTAATAATTTCATCTGTGGTTTGTTCCAGAAATGCCTTTCATTTTTATGGTTCATTTTTCAGTTTTAAATCTTTCTGCATTCAGGCTAAAAATTTTGAAACTTATTGCTGAAAAAATTAATAAAATATATATGGATGAGGTCATTTTAAAAACTTGTTGAGTGGGTTTTTTGTTTTGTTGTTTTTTTTTTTTTTTTTTGTATACTAACAGTTGGAGTGAGAGTGGATAAACAGTGCGGAAGCTTATTGAGTGGTTTTACTAGGATGTGTATTGTCATACTTTAATCTCCATACTCTTTTCTGGGTGGGGTATATATGTATTAGCCACCATAAAACTAAGTGTCTTTTTAATGCAGGAAGGAACAATTTGATTGGATTATGTAGTGGTTGCAGCCAGGCTTGGCCTAGCATTCTATAAGCTTCAACTTCATCGGTACACAGTTACACACCCTCTAAAACTTTGATCAAATTCAATTGCTCGACTGCAATTTTGTCTATTCTATAGTCAATCTCGTAGCCACTTCACAAAATAATTCAGTGTAAACTCAATTTTCTAGAGAGTAGACTTGAATTATATAATTGCTGGTGCTGTGCTTTGCTCTTCTGGCCTTATTTTCTTTCTTTCAATCTGTTCTGTACTGTGTTTCCGTATGGGTCTCACGAGATTAACTTTGTAAATTTATCATGGTGAACCATTTACTTTTATGTTTTACTCTTCCTCCTTTAATTTTAACTTTGAAATTAAATCTTCTAAGCTGTGGTGCGAATGCTTGATAATGAAATTGTAGTTATTTGTGGGAAGAGTGGAATGAAAAGAAAAAGGAGACATCTGAAGAAGTCTCATCAACTTCCACAACCTGCGGTTCCTCGCTATCCAAGGCCGAGAAGAAGACCAACTATGATGTCAAGCTCTGCAAGCTCTTGGAGGAATATGGCCAGGTTCTCATCGTCGCCGCTGATAACGTCGGCTCCACTCAGCTCCAGAACATCCGCAAAGGTCTCAGTGGGGACTCCACAGTCCTCATGGGGAAGAATACCATGATGAAGAGAAGCATAAAGATTCATGCTGCCAAGACCGGTAACGATGCTTTTCTCAGCCTCGTTCCCCTCCTTGCGGTGAGTCTTGAGCTTTGTTTTGTACTCGACTTGTTTTTTACTTTTTACTTTTTTGAGTGACTTTGTTTTTGTTGATTTGGTGTTAGGGTAATGTTGGTTTGATCTTCACCAAGGGTGATTTGAAGGAAGTCAGAGAGGAGGTTGCTAAGTACAAGGTGAGCTAAACTCAGGTTTTTTTCATTTGTTCGTTTCATAGTAGTAGTATATTGATCTGTGGTGGATTATTTGTATTAATATACAACTGTTTAGCATAGTAATTCTTATTCAATGTCATAATATTGTTTCTTGTCCTAGTGTATATGATATTGTCTCATGCAAATTTTGAAATGTATGCAATGAAATTTCTGTTTTGATTACTGTGATTGATAAGAAACTGGTCAGTGAGATAGATTTATCAGTAAAATCTTTGCTTGGGGTAAGTACTTTATAGAATAGCTGAGATTTATTCGAAGTGTGATTTTGTTAATTTAAAATTCTGTATTCACTGTATTTTGATTATTATCATAAAAATCTTTGGTGCACTGGAACTTATAGTCCCATATTTTGTCATCAAAATTTAGGTTTTTGTATAGGCTAGTAATGTACTTGTTTGTTATAGAACTTCAAGCTGGTGTTTTGTTTAGGATACTGCAATACATTGTTCGTTTTTTGTGATGTTTGTGATACTTTGTTTGTGATATAATTCTTTGTTTATTTGTTGTACCAAAATTATATAATCTCATTACGAATTTGTATGATTGTATAGGTTGGAACTCCTGCTTGTGTAGGTCTGGTTGCTCCTATTGATGTCGTTGTTCCTCCTGGCAACACCGGTCTTGACCCATCCCAGACCTCTTTCTTCCAGGTCCTTAACATCCCTACCAAGATTGACAAGGGTACTGCGGAAATTTTCATGCCTGTTGAACTTATCAAGAAGGGTGACAAGGTTGGATCTTCTGAAGCTGCCCTTCTTGCCAAGCTTGGGATCAGGCCATTCTCTTATGGTCTTGTTGTCCAGATGGTGTATGACAATGGATGTGTCTTCAGCCCAGAGGTGCTTGATCTTATTGAGGATGATCTCATGATTAAGTTTGCTTCTGGTGTCTCCAATGTCACAGCATTGGCAATGGCCATTTCCTACCCGACAATTGCGGCTGCACCACACATGTTCCTCAATGCCTACAAGAATGTGCTGGCAATTGCTGTGATAACTGAGTATTCCTTCTCCCAAGCTGAAAAGGTCAAGGAGTATCTGGAGGTAAAATAACACAAATCACACTTATATTGAGTTGCTTATGAAATATATCCATTTTCTATCATGTGTAACTGATTACGTTGAGTTAATGAATGCAGGATCCATCCAAATTTGCGGTTGCCGTGGCTCTGCTCCTGCTGCAGCTGCTGAGGAAGCAAAGAAGGAAGAGCTTGCTGAAGCGTCGGACGATGATATTGGATACGGTTGCTTGTTTGACTAGATTATGTTTAGTTGTTACCGCTAGATTTATAAGACTAGACAATGAGGTTTTTATTTTGATCTGCGTTTGAGGATTTATGTTATGAATTTGGGATTGTTATCTTTAGTGTTTTGAGGTTTTATTGTTATTGTTCAATATTTTTAGTGTTCTTATTTGTTTGTTGGCTGCTGGAACCAACGCAAATGAGTTTCATTTGAGCTAGACTTCTAGGAACATATAAGGGATGCACTTTGTGAATAAATTGTATGATAAACTCATAAAACCGATATTAGTAATGGATGAGGTTGAGTGATCTAATCATGGAGGTGTGTTTCGTCCCATCTTGTTGGCTCCCGTTTTGTGATGGTAAAGAGAACATGAATCAGACAACACAATCCGAAGACAGCTAACAACAACAACTCGCAAGTACCAAACCTAGATCTTGTTAAATAATTAGTTAACCTTTCATTGGGCGATTCTAACTTTGAAGTTTTCTTATCATGCTTGTAGTTGTAAGTTGTAACTAGTTACACTTCAATTCGAAGACAACTAACAACAATTACTCGCAAGTAACAAACCCTAAACATAACTAAGAAGCTGAACGTATATGCTAGTTAGGTTTGCATAACTGGTCAAATCTAACTACAACCACATTACTTTGTAGATTAGGCCAGTAGTTTGTACAAATATGCAAAGCTCGAAATTATAACTGCTGAAATGCATATTTTCAGTGCAACTTAAGTCACGGGGTCTGAAGAATCTGCGTACAAGATCGAACGCTCCAACATCAAAGCCATCTCGCTGGTAAGTATATAAATAATTCACATTCACATATCTGTCTCTTGTTACAACTACAAGATGTCTAAGGATGGTGATTACTTTTGCAGGACATGCTCACTGCTTCAATGGACACATCGGCAACAACAATTGAGTGGGCACTCTCCGAACTCATCAGACAACCAGAGCTAATGAACAAGGTGCAAATAGAATTAGCAAATGTAGTCGGAATGGAGAGGATGGTGGAGGAGTCAGACTTGGAGAATTTGGAGTACTTGGACATGGTAGTAAACCTTGAGGCTATATCCAGTTGCACCAATGTTATTTGGACATGACAGAGGAGTATGGATTTAACAATTCCAAGGGCCAATCATCTATTGGCAATTCCATCGTATCGCCTTCACAAATGATCACAATTTGTATGTAATGGCCAGTTCCCCACTTTTGGCTGGATTATCTTAATGTTATGTTTTTCTATTCTATGTAACCACTGTTGTAGCGTCTTGTGTTTGCTTTCTTTTGTGTAGGGGCAACCAGTAATGAAATCATATGCTTTAATACAGTTGAATTTAGGAGTTGAGGGTTATGTTTTCTCCTTTGTGTTCTTTGGTGTCAAGGGTTTTGTTTTGAGGTTTCCTGAGTATTTGCTCCCACTGTGATTTGGTTACTTTGATAGATTCTTTAAAGTTTAAACTACTATCCAGAATAAAGGTTTCAATATGACGATAGGTATGATGTGTGATATTATCCCTGCCAAAATCCAGGTTGGATAAATTCTCCAGCTTTGAGGCTTCCCATTTAGAACAACCGAGATATATCAGTTGAAACGAACCAGCATCAGAACCCGTCTCTGTATGACAAACTCAAATCTTGTTTCATTTAGGACAGAATGGAAATTAGTGTAGGGTAGATATCATAATCAACTTTAGGCTATGCACCTCGCACTAAGAAGAGCACCTCAATTTCTAGACACTGTCCGCAGAAAATAGTTAATAGAAGTTGCGGTGAACAAGTGAAAGAACCTCGTCTTAGCATCAGCAGTAGTTAACTAGCACACTTGCAGGTATTTCAGTCCGATGCAGTTCTTCATTCTTACACAGCCAAAGAGACCAATTGTTGTCATGTTTTGGTAATCAAGACAATCTATGTTCTGGACTCTTACGTAGCTTCGATATTTAACAGCTCGATCACTTTGTTCTTCTAAGCTAACAAAGTATCTTTGGACTGAAAATTATACCTAGTAAGGCGGTGAAACTAGCAAAAACTTGGACTTCCTTAGCATTTGTCTATGCTGAATCAATGTTATTCAATGTTATAAATTTGATTTGATTCTTTGGAACTGTAAAGCAACAGGTCTCTCCAAGACAGAGACATCAATGTTACTCCAAACCTCTGGCTTGGTTGGAAGCTGTGCTATTTTCTCTGCAATCTCCATGTCTTCAGGAAGAACAGAACCAAACACGGTGTATGCTTTTTTCCACTCAAAATGGTTGGCTAGGCTGATAAAGAAACCTGGACCAGAACCAACCCAGGCTACCGATCCCCTTCTGATGTTGTGGTTACCCTCTTTTGGAATCTTCTTAAATATAATCCCGTGGGCTTCAATTGTTCCTTGTATTAATCCAAAAGGGGGGCCAACGGGAGCCTATATATAGCTCACATGAGAAACATCAGAATGAGGAATAAATACTACATCAAAGCCATCTCATATGCTAACCCATGGTGATATAGAAAGCAGATGGGTGGAATAGATGTATAAATGTGTACTCTAAATCAGCCACCTCTACATAAGTTACCGAGCTTAT
Above is a window of Fragaria vesca subsp. vesca linkage group LG7, FraVesHawaii_1.0, whole genome shotgun sequence DNA encoding:
- the LOC101315190 gene encoding pentatricopeptide repeat-containing protein At2g27610-like, whose protein sequence is MTFHHKAYQLERRVSTHLIHSQSQLESNLLLKQLSISGQIDDARQVFDEMPSRDEFSWNTMIAAYANSGRVAEARQVFDAAPSKTAVTWSTLISGYCRSECPSEAFRLFWHMQLEGERPSLYTLGSLLRLCSKLGFLQRGEMVHGYMVKTRFDSNVDVVTGLLDMYAKCKRIFEAECLFESLRDRRNHVVWTVMLTGYSQNGDGFKAMEFFCDMRAQGVESNQFTFPSVLTASASVLALSFGAQVHGCIVHSGFGPNVFVQSALVDVYVKCGDHVSARKVLRSMEVDDVVSWNSMIVGCVRQGFIREALSLFRELRSREMRIDDYTYPSVLNSFAALKEAKNAVAVHCLIVKTGFDVYQLVGNALVDMYAKLGNIESAVEMFRHMPDKDVISWTSLVAGYVQNGSHEKALKLFCEMRDAEIYPDQFVIASILSACAELTLLEFGQQIHANYIKSGLQASLSVDNSFVTMYAKCGCLEEAHRVFDSMQVQNVITWTALIVGYAQNGRGKDHAGLLEKGQYYFDSMNRVYGIKPGPEHYACMIDLLGRSGKLNEAEALVDQMAVEPDGTVWKALLAACRVHGKIELGERAAENLFILEPKNAVPYVQLSNMYSAAGRWEDAARIRRLMKSKGILKEPGCSWIEMNGQVHTFMSEDRGHSWTTEVYFKIDEIMMFIKEAGYVPDMNFALHDMDKEGKELGLAYHSEKLAVAFGLLTTSPGAPIRIFKNLRVCGDCHNAMKYISQVYFRHIILRDSNCFHHFKEGKCSCDDYW